One part of the Pogoniulus pusillus isolate bPogPus1 unplaced genomic scaffold, bPogPus1.pri scaffold_47_arrow_ctg1, whole genome shotgun sequence genome encodes these proteins:
- the LOC135174095 gene encoding olfactory receptor 14A16-like, with amino-acid sequence MSNSSSITEFLLLPFAGTQQLQLLHFCLFLATYLAALLGNSLIITTIAWHHHLHTPMYFFLLNLALLDLGAISSTVPKSMANSLWNHRDISYAGCAAQVFFVLFLIDTEFFLLTIMAYDRYVAICRPLHYGTLLGSRACAHMAAAAWACGFLYALLHTANTFSLPLCQGNAVHQFFCEIPQILKLSCSTAYLRELWLLVVSVCLAFGCFVFIVVSYVQIFRAVLRMPSQQGRHKAFATCLPHLAVLSLFLSTGFFAYLKPPSMSSPSLNLVVSVLYSVVPPAVNPLIYSLRNQELKAALSKLLPGCFQKQ; translated from the coding sequence atgtccaacagcagctccatcactgagttcctcctgctgccattcgcaggcacacagcagctgcagctgctgcacttctgcctcttcctggccacctacctggctgccctcctgggcaacagcctcatcatcaccaccatcgcctggcaccaccacctgcacacccccatgtacttcttcctcctcaacctTGCCCTCCTTGACCTGGGTGCCAtctccagcactgtgcccaagTCCATGGCCAATTCCCTGTGGAAccacagggacatctcctatgCAGGATGTGCTGCTCAGGTCTTCTTTGTATTGTTCTTGATTGACACAGAGTTTTTTCTCCTCACCATCATGGCCTACGACCGCTACgttgccatctgcagacccctgcactatggcaccctcctgggcagcagagcttgtgcccacatggcagcagctgcctgggcctgtGGCTTTCTCtatgctctgctgcacacagccaatacattttccctgcccctctgccagggcaatgcTGTGCACCAGTTCTTCTGTGAGATCCCCCAGATCCtcaagctctcctgctccacagcctaccTCAGGGAACTTTGGCTTCTTGTGGTCAGTGTCTGTTTGGCATTTGGCTGTTTTGTGTTCATTGTGGTGTCCTATGTGCAGAtcttcagggcagtgctgaggatgccctctcagcagggacgccacaaagcctttgccacctgcctccctcacctggctgtgctctctctgtttCTCAGCACTGGCTTCTTTGCCTACCTGAAGCCCCCTTCCATGTCCTCCCCATCCTTGAACCTGGTTGTGTCAGTTCTGTACTCAgtggtgcctccagcagtgaaccctctcatctacagcctgaggaaccaggagctgaaggctgccctgagcaaactgctccctggatgctttcagaagcaataa